In Candidatus Neomarinimicrobiota bacterium, the following are encoded in one genomic region:
- a CDS encoding carboxypeptidase-like regulatory domain-containing protein, whose product MKTYRISIISTILKILIISTLTSQMLGAATITGRVTDTNTGSFLPGANVTLEGTRYGAASDRTGTYRIANIPPGTYVLMVTYVGYEDFTVDLTVPDEGITQDVQLQPTYVELGEIVVEGLRHGQAKALSQQKVAPNIMNVVAREQMERFPDLNTAEVLQRIPAVSITRDQGEGRFILLRGTEARLNAVSVNGERIASPESEDRSVTLDVVSVNQLASIEVTKAPTPDMDGDAIGGSVNMVTRSAFDYSKRLLKISGGSGYSQLMGTSLFQGDFTFADVFGAKKNIGITFGGNFYHYPRGSDNNEMDWGGVEDTAGTEIDWALLDLDLRDYSVERNRYGFAGNLDYRLSEDHQFHVRA is encoded by the coding sequence ATGAAGACCTACCGAATCTCAATTATATCAACCATCCTTAAGATCCTAATAATCAGTACACTAACCTCCCAAATGCTGGGGGCGGCTACCATCACCGGTCGGGTCACGGATACCAATACCGGCAGCTTTCTCCCCGGAGCAAACGTAACGCTGGAGGGTACCAGGTATGGTGCCGCCAGTGACCGAACGGGAACCTACCGGATTGCGAATATCCCTCCCGGGACCTATGTTCTGATGGTCACCTATGTGGGCTATGAGGATTTTACCGTCGATCTCACTGTTCCGGATGAGGGAATAACCCAGGACGTTCAGTTGCAGCCGACGTACGTTGAGCTGGGTGAGATCGTGGTCGAAGGGCTGAGGCATGGCCAGGCCAAAGCCCTCAGCCAGCAGAAGGTCGCACCCAACATCATGAACGTCGTCGCCCGGGAACAGATGGAACGCTTCCCTGATCTGAACACCGCCGAGGTGCTCCAGCGCATTCCCGCCGTCTCGATCACCCGCGACCAGGGAGAGGGGCGGTTCATTCTCCTCCGGGGCACGGAGGCCCGCCTTAACGCGGTGTCCGTGAACGGCGAAAGGATCGCATCACCAGAAAGTGAGGACCGCTCTGTCACGCTGGATGTCGTCTCGGTTAACCAGCTCGCTTCTATCGAAGTAACCAAGGCGCCCACACCAGATATGGACGGTGATGCTATCGGCGGATCGGTGAACATGGTTACCCGAAGCGCTTTCGACTACAGCAAGCGGCTACTGAAGATTTCTGGTGGCAGCGGCTACAGCCAATTGATGGGGACGTCCCTTTTCCAGGGGGATTTCACCTTCGCTGACGTGTTTGGGGCCAAGAAAAACATCGGCATCACCTTCGGCGGCAATTTCTACCATTACCCTCGCGGTTCAGACAATAACGAGATGGATTGGGGCGGCGTTGAAGACACCGCCGGTACGGAAATTGATTGGGCCCTGCTGGATCTTGACCTCCGGGACTATTCGGTGGAGCGGAATCGCTACGGCTTCGCCGGTAACCTGGACTATCGCCTCAGTGAAGACCACCAGTTCCACGTTCGCGC
- a CDS encoding GntR family transcriptional regulator: MIIDRDSPIPQYFQLQTWLMEQIEQGIFKPGDRIPTEEELSQMAGLARATVRQAIGNLVNMGLLNRKKRLGTFVQIQRTATEKQTIIGICIPDIRHGYAPELARGAEDEAASHKHSLILCNTDDSYLKAEYHANRLIEHSVSGVIFIPTAASDERNRLIVEKFTKRGIPVVLADRTIPNLEIDHVTTDNFNGGYSITNYLIEKGHQRIAIVLGSLFSTERERLAGYKAALAEHGIPINPAIIIADAGPFIKERYREFAQSLLRQKRNFTAVFAGHDRIALLFYAVARQLGLAIPDDISLVGYDDLPFITISLTTMHQPIYEMGQESLRLILSRIQGEITEPKHVVLKSHLVERSSVLALAKDISDNEPSIVTSMEKEQI, encoded by the coding sequence GTGATTATCGATAGAGACAGTCCGATCCCCCAGTATTTCCAGCTCCAGACCTGGCTGATGGAGCAGATTGAGCAGGGGATCTTCAAGCCTGGGGATCGAATCCCTACCGAAGAGGAGCTTAGCCAAATGGCCGGCCTGGCCCGGGCCACTGTTCGGCAGGCTATCGGCAATCTGGTGAATATGGGCCTTCTGAACCGGAAGAAACGGCTGGGTACTTTCGTACAAATCCAGAGAACTGCCACCGAGAAACAGACGATTATCGGTATTTGCATTCCCGATATCCGGCACGGGTATGCCCCGGAGCTGGCGCGCGGTGCGGAAGACGAGGCTGCCAGTCACAAGCACAGCCTGATTCTCTGCAATACCGATGACTCCTATCTGAAGGCCGAATATCATGCCAATCGTTTGATCGAACACTCAGTCAGCGGGGTGATTTTCATACCGACGGCTGCTTCGGATGAAAGAAATCGCCTGATTGTTGAAAAATTCACCAAGCGCGGAATACCGGTCGTCCTGGCCGACCGGACCATTCCGAACCTGGAAATTGACCATGTGACCACCGACAATTTTAACGGCGGCTACAGCATTACCAATTATCTCATCGAGAAGGGGCATCAACGGATTGCTATCGTCCTGGGTAGCCTGTTCAGCACGGAGCGGGAACGACTGGCAGGCTACAAGGCGGCCCTGGCAGAGCATGGTATCCCGATCAATCCGGCGATCATTATCGCCGACGCAGGCCCGTTTATCAAGGAGCGGTATCGGGAATTCGCCCAGTCACTTCTCAGACAAAAGAGAAATTTCACCGCCGTCTTCGCCGGGCATGATCGAATCGCGCTATTATTCTATGCTGTTGCAAGGCAATTAGGCCTCGCTATCCCCGACGATATATCGTTGGTGGGATACGATGATCTACCCTTTATAACGATATCGCTCACGACTATGCACCAGCCTATCTACGAGATGGGGCAGGAGAGCTTGAGGCTGATCCTGTCGCGTATTCAAGGCGAGATCACGGAACCCAAGCACGTGGTACTGAAATCGCACCTGGTAGAGCGTTCATCCGTACTTGCGCTAGCAAAAGATATTTCTGATAACGAACCCTCTATAGTCACCAGTATGGAAAAGGAACAAATATGA
- the iolM gene encoding scyllo-inosose 3-dehydrogenase — protein MKAATLFAEWDPRPEFKLGAKDIEGKLTYLGSKVWRHPRIEIIEKDLPVPGSTEVLIEVKACGICGSDVHMRQSDDSGYIFYPGLTAFPATLGHEFSGVVVDAGEEARNKRTGRKYEAGEAVCSEEMIWCAQCKPCADGFPNHCERLEELGFSIDGAYSQYVKVDARYVWSLEGLRGQYGEEKMFELGSLVEPTSVAYNAVIERGGGIRAGENVVILGGGPIGAAACAVLKRSGAAAVILSEPSGSRREMALTMGATHAVDPTKVNAAEAVLDITNGVGARIILEATGLPSIVWPDVERIIWEGRAVNTTVVLVARADDRIQLNGEVLQVRRANVVGSQGHSGHGTFPNVISCMASGMDVSPMITKRIGLDEVDQNLVMLQTDRNEVKITIKDFD, from the coding sequence ATGAAAGCGGCAACTCTCTTTGCTGAATGGGATCCCAGGCCGGAATTCAAGTTGGGAGCCAAAGACATTGAAGGCAAATTGACCTATTTGGGCAGCAAGGTGTGGCGGCATCCCCGGATAGAGATTATCGAGAAGGACCTACCTGTACCCGGCTCGACCGAAGTATTGATTGAGGTGAAGGCCTGCGGGATCTGTGGCAGTGATGTTCACATGCGCCAGAGCGATGACAGCGGCTATATTTTTTATCCCGGCTTGACCGCGTTCCCCGCAACGCTGGGCCATGAATTTTCCGGGGTCGTTGTGGATGCCGGCGAGGAGGCAAGAAATAAGCGGACGGGTAGAAAATATGAAGCTGGCGAGGCCGTCTGTTCCGAAGAGATGATCTGGTGTGCCCAGTGTAAGCCCTGTGCTGACGGTTTCCCCAACCACTGCGAGCGTCTGGAGGAACTTGGCTTCTCCATCGACGGGGCCTACAGCCAATACGTCAAGGTTGATGCCCGCTACGTCTGGAGCCTTGAGGGATTACGGGGTCAATATGGTGAAGAAAAGATGTTTGAGTTGGGCAGTCTGGTGGAACCGACGTCGGTGGCCTATAACGCTGTAATCGAGCGTGGTGGTGGGATCAGGGCCGGCGAAAATGTGGTCATCCTGGGTGGTGGGCCGATTGGCGCTGCCGCCTGTGCCGTCCTGAAACGCTCCGGCGCTGCCGCTGTGATCCTGTCCGAACCATCCGGGTCACGCCGTGAAATGGCTCTCACTATGGGTGCGACTCACGCCGTTGATCCGACCAAAGTGAACGCGGCGGAAGCGGTCCTGGACATCACCAACGGCGTCGGAGCCAGGATCATTCTTGAAGCCACCGGCTTGCCCAGCATTGTGTGGCCGGACGTAGAAAGGATCATCTGGGAAGGCCGAGCTGTGAACACAACCGTGGTCCTGGTGGCCCGTGCCGATGACCGCATCCAGTTGAACGGAGAGGTTCTCCAGGTCCGCCGGGCCAATGTGGTCGGCTCACAGGGCCATTCCGGTCACGGTACTTTCCCGAATGTGATCAGCTGCATGGCCTCGGGCATGGATGTCTCACCGATGATTACTAAAAGAATCGGCCTGGATGAAGTGGATCAAAATCTGGTGATGCTTCAGACCGACCGCAACGAAGTGAAGATTACTATCAAGGACTTTGACTGA
- the iolN gene encoding 3-dehydro-scyllo-inosose hydrolase: MTEWLTTDREDLRFEDTSVGRLKKKIWEASEQEIDRILADYGIPSPSELSKAGTYIQTTIRHEVVENRKKNDIVFIPVGSTEQHGRHTVTALDIFMVTQILEGVRRFTAKRGAPVNLVWSPLLYGGHPHHHIGMPGTIHLEDEVVKRVLIDVMVGLWNDGFRKQIIINNHGQQWLLEAAIQELQKTWNLPGIFRVIDWHRAVREFFRTRDRGGDWEDDFVHADEAETSVMLLMAPEYVDLPRAQETRVEGYLPDGHFDKAVDPFARPSKWSEGQGHFPIELASVPEGVVGRPTISSAKKARRTIAAILSYLTLVNDEILKAFPAGKLPPVAETTMRTEKEMEPYLKEPFTEGWRPIYAIRKLGL; encoded by the coding sequence ATGACTGAGTGGCTTACCACTGATCGCGAAGACCTTCGCTTTGAGGATACGTCAGTCGGCCGTTTGAAGAAGAAAATCTGGGAGGCCTCCGAGCAGGAGATTGACCGGATCCTGGCCGATTATGGCATCCCGTCCCCATCGGAGCTGAGCAAAGCGGGGACTTATATCCAGACGACTATACGCCATGAGGTGGTTGAGAATCGGAAGAAGAATGACATCGTTTTCATTCCCGTGGGTAGCACCGAGCAGCATGGCCGCCATACCGTCACTGCTCTGGACATATTCATGGTAACCCAGATCCTGGAAGGTGTCCGCAGATTCACCGCAAAGCGGGGGGCTCCGGTTAATCTGGTATGGTCGCCCCTTCTCTATGGTGGCCATCCGCATCACCACATCGGTATGCCCGGTACGATCCATCTGGAGGACGAAGTCGTCAAACGGGTTCTGATCGATGTGATGGTGGGACTCTGGAACGATGGTTTTCGCAAGCAGATCATCATCAACAATCATGGTCAGCAATGGCTATTGGAAGCCGCCATCCAGGAGCTGCAGAAGACCTGGAACCTGCCGGGAATTTTTCGGGTGATTGATTGGCATCGGGCTGTGCGCGAGTTTTTCCGGACCAGGGATCGTGGGGGTGACTGGGAAGATGACTTCGTCCATGCTGATGAGGCGGAAACTTCGGTCATGCTGTTGATGGCACCCGAATACGTCGACCTACCCCGTGCTCAGGAGACACGGGTGGAAGGGTACTTGCCGGATGGGCATTTTGATAAAGCGGTTGATCCATTTGCGCGACCCAGCAAATGGTCTGAAGGTCAGGGACATTTCCCCATCGAATTGGCCTCTGTGCCTGAGGGGGTTGTCGGCCGGCCCACCATCAGTAGCGCTAAGAAAGCCAGAAGGACGATTGCGGCTATTTTATCCTACCTCACCCTGGTAAACGATGAGATTTTAAAAGCCTTTCCTGCCGGTAAATTGCCGCCCGTTGCAGAAACCACGATGAGAACTGAAAAGGAGATGGAGCCCTATTTGAAAGAGCCGTTTACGGAAGGTTGGCGTCCGATCTATGCCATTCGGAAGCTGGGACTATAG
- the iolO gene encoding 5-keto-L-gluconate epimerase, translated as MKLSIVLSTQPASFSALAYKGRLAGNIAKIKSLGYDGVELAIRDPGSFDLSALNSLLTKHALPVPAIGTGQAFGEEGLSFIHPEASIRRKAIDRIKAHMSLADKLGSIVIIGLVRGKKGPDTSDDQAERWLRAAMTECASENRMVKLAIEPINRYETDLINTVASGLRLLDAIGLDNVGLLLDTFHMNIEEPSLIGSMIAARERLFHFHIADSNRWYPGAGHIDFAEICNTLSSIGYQGFVSAEILPLPDPDTAAKKTVEYMRGLAS; from the coding sequence TTGAAGCTCAGCATCGTCCTTTCGACGCAACCGGCATCATTTTCCGCTCTGGCCTACAAGGGGCGATTAGCGGGGAATATCGCCAAGATCAAAAGCCTGGGCTATGACGGGGTCGAACTGGCTATTCGCGATCCGGGCTCCTTTGACCTATCGGCACTAAATTCCCTGCTCACTAAACACGCTCTGCCGGTGCCTGCCATAGGGACGGGGCAAGCGTTCGGGGAAGAAGGTCTATCCTTCATCCATCCGGAGGCGTCCATCCGCAGGAAAGCGATCGATCGTATCAAAGCGCACATGAGTCTGGCTGATAAGCTAGGGTCAATTGTTATCATTGGCCTGGTTCGCGGGAAAAAGGGACCGGATACGAGTGACGATCAGGCAGAACGCTGGTTGAGGGCGGCTATGACAGAATGCGCCTCGGAAAACAGGATGGTGAAATTGGCCATCGAACCCATAAACCGCTACGAGACCGACCTGATCAACACCGTGGCTTCAGGTTTAAGGCTGCTGGATGCTATCGGCCTGGATAATGTTGGACTCCTGCTCGATACATTCCATATGAATATTGAAGAGCCCTCCCTGATCGGGAGTATGATTGCGGCCAGAGAGCGGCTGTTTCATTTCCACATCGCCGACTCCAATCGCTGGTACCCTGGAGCGGGCCACATTGACTTTGCCGAAATCTGCAACACACTGAGTTCCATCGGTTACCAGGGCTTTGTGTCGGCGGAGATTCTGCCGCTTCCCGATCCGGATACTGCCGCGAAAAAAACGGTTGAATATATGCGGGGGCTGGCCAGCTAA
- a CDS encoding sugar ABC transporter ATP-binding protein, translated as MKNDTVLEMRHIRKTFPGVVALDDVRFELERGEVHILLGENGAGKSTLVKILSGAYQKTGGQIILNGRETNIRSPRHAQELGIAIIYQEFNLVPQLSAGENIFLGREQIQIPGLINQREIFTSAQSILDDLGVEIDARKPVGELGVAQQQMVEVAKALSLDARVLIMDEPTSALTENEITELFSAIRQLKRKGVSIIYISHRLEELFEIGDRVTVLRDGKYVGTRDVSEVTKSELISMMVNRELKAHFPKQKAVTGEEVLRVSGLSRKGVLYDISFSVHRGEVLGVAGLLGSGRTELARSLFGAEKIDSGEIYIKGKRQRIKSPRRAINLGVGLLTEDRKSQGLIMILSAKDNICLPSVERLSRLGFVDIREESQVAAQYVRDLRIKTPSLHQQVMFLSGGNQQKVVISKWLCCQADILIFDEPTRGIDVGSKVEIYQLMNRLTAQGVAIIMISSELPEILGMSDRVMVMNQGRIAGEFSAREATQEKILHCALGGAA; from the coding sequence ATGAAAAACGACACCGTCTTGGAAATGCGTCATATTCGGAAGACCTTTCCCGGTGTGGTCGCACTGGACGATGTCCGGTTTGAGCTCGAACGGGGGGAGGTTCATATCCTCCTGGGTGAAAACGGCGCCGGTAAGTCCACCCTGGTCAAGATACTGAGCGGCGCTTATCAGAAGACCGGGGGGCAGATTATTCTTAACGGCCGGGAGACGAACATAAGAAGTCCCAGGCACGCCCAGGAGTTGGGCATTGCTATCATTTATCAGGAATTCAATCTGGTCCCGCAATTATCTGCCGGGGAGAATATCTTCCTGGGCCGCGAGCAGATTCAGATTCCGGGCCTGATCAATCAAAGGGAAATATTTACCTCGGCACAGAGCATCCTGGACGACCTGGGTGTTGAGATCGATGCCCGCAAGCCGGTGGGCGAATTGGGCGTGGCCCAACAGCAGATGGTTGAGGTTGCGAAAGCCCTGTCCCTGGATGCCAGAGTCCTGATCATGGACGAGCCCACCTCGGCTCTTACCGAAAATGAGATAACGGAGCTCTTTAGTGCCATCCGCCAGCTGAAGCGGAAGGGGGTCTCGATAATCTATATATCACACCGGCTGGAAGAGCTGTTTGAGATCGGCGACCGGGTTACCGTATTGCGCGATGGAAAATATGTCGGTACTCGCGATGTATCGGAGGTCACCAAATCAGAACTCATCAGCATGATGGTGAACCGGGAGCTGAAAGCGCATTTCCCCAAGCAGAAAGCTGTCACAGGGGAGGAGGTACTGCGCGTAAGCGGTCTGAGCCGAAAAGGAGTGCTGTACGATATCAGTTTTTCGGTTCACCGGGGAGAGGTACTGGGAGTCGCCGGTCTGTTGGGCTCCGGGCGTACCGAATTGGCGCGGTCCTTGTTCGGTGCGGAGAAGATCGATTCAGGTGAGATTTACATCAAGGGGAAGCGCCAGAGGATTAAGTCGCCCCGCCGGGCTATCAATCTGGGGGTCGGGTTGCTCACAGAGGACCGCAAGTCGCAAGGGCTGATCATGATCCTCTCCGCCAAGGATAACATCTGCCTTCCCAGTGTGGAACGGCTTTCCAGATTAGGTTTCGTTGACATCAGGGAGGAGAGCCAGGTTGCCGCCCAATATGTCAGGGACTTGCGCATTAAAACCCCCAGCCTGCATCAGCAGGTCATGTTCCTGAGTGGCGGCAATCAGCAGAAAGTGGTGATCAGCAAGTGGCTTTGTTGCCAGGCGGATATTCTCATATTCGATGAACCTACCCGGGGCATCGATGTGGGTTCGAAAGTAGAGATTTATCAGTTGATGAATCGACTTACAGCGCAGGGTGTGGCCATCATAATGATTTCATCGGAATTGCCCGAGATCCTGGGTATGAGCGACCGGGTTATGGTGATGAACCAGGGGCGGATCGCCGGGGAGTTTTCCGCCCGGGAGGCTACCCAGGAGAAGATCTTGCACTGTGCCCTGGGAGGGGCAGCATGA
- a CDS encoding ABC transporter permease produces the protein MTPRDFLLHYGRQFGTLIGLLGLIITLWILTPYFLTISNLLNVAQQTSINAIIAVGMTFVIITAGIDLSVGSIVAFSGVVLASALQAAIPLPIAILIGLVVGAFCGLVNGMLITYGRLPPFISTLGMMSVARGAALLYTGGRPISGFSSGFRYLATGEILHIPVPVIIMVLVYVIAHVVLTRTKLGRYTYAIGGNEEAAVLSGVNVKYYKAVVYGLCGMLSGLAAIILTARLNSAQPIAGMMYELDAIAATVIGGTSLMGGEGRVIGTLIGALIMGVLRNGLNLLGVSSFVQQTVIGSVIIIAVLMDMALKKQRK, from the coding sequence ATGACCCCCAGAGATTTTCTGCTGCACTACGGGCGGCAGTTCGGCACCCTGATCGGGCTGCTGGGTTTGATCATTACCCTCTGGATCCTGACGCCCTATTTCCTGACCATCTCCAATCTGCTGAACGTTGCCCAGCAGACTTCTATCAACGCCATCATCGCCGTAGGCATGACCTTCGTCATTATCACCGCCGGGATCGACCTGTCAGTGGGGTCCATTGTGGCCTTTTCCGGGGTGGTACTCGCGAGTGCCCTGCAGGCCGCCATCCCCTTGCCGATAGCAATTTTGATTGGTTTAGTAGTGGGTGCTTTTTGCGGGCTGGTAAACGGCATGCTCATAACTTACGGTCGCCTGCCGCCCTTCATATCGACACTGGGCATGATGAGTGTGGCGCGGGGAGCGGCCCTGCTTTACACCGGGGGCCGGCCGATTTCCGGCTTCTCATCAGGTTTCCGCTATCTGGCGACGGGAGAAATTCTGCATATACCGGTCCCGGTGATCATTATGGTGCTGGTCTACGTTATCGCCCATGTGGTTTTGACCCGCACCAAATTAGGCCGCTACACCTATGCCATCGGGGGCAACGAGGAAGCCGCGGTGCTGTCCGGTGTGAACGTGAAGTACTATAAGGCCGTGGTGTACGGTCTGTGCGGGATGCTGAGCGGACTGGCCGCCATCATTCTGACCGCGCGGTTAAACTCGGCCCAACCAATTGCCGGCATGATGTATGAACTGGACGCCATAGCGGCTACCGTGATCGGCGGCACCAGCCTGATGGGCGGCGAAGGACGGGTTATCGGAACCCTGATCGGAGCCCTGATCATGGGTGTCCTGAGAAACGGGCTTAATCTCTTAGGAGTCTCCTCCTTCGTCCAGCAGACCGTTATCGGTTCCGTGATCATCATCGCGGTGTTGATGGATATGGCCTTGAAAAAGCAGCGCAAATAA
- a CDS encoding sugar ABC transporter substrate-binding protein, with protein sequence MSKCKHIIFLLAGVSLLAISTCGRGDKSAADGFTIALVMKTLNNPFFIDMQRGAEGAASKLGVNLVVQAAEREVDVEKQMQIIENLIQRKVDAICVTPSGSKEIVPAIVKANRAGIPILVVDTRVDAATLEESGGQVATFIGSDNVEGGRIAAEYLVKRLEGEGKVAILEGIPGHETGDARLSGFHQVVDQIPGIEIVASQTANWERDQGFNVFQNILQSHPGVQALFTCSDLMALGAIEAIAAAGKTGDLIVVGFDALPEAREAILEGTMDGSVAQHPAEMGKLAIENAYRLLNGQSIPGEIPVTIELITRQNAGSI encoded by the coding sequence ATGAGTAAATGTAAGCACATCATCTTTCTACTGGCCGGAGTATCGCTGCTTGCTATCAGCACCTGTGGACGGGGCGATAAGTCAGCGGCTGACGGCTTTACCATTGCCCTCGTTATGAAGACCCTGAATAATCCCTTTTTCATCGATATGCAAAGGGGTGCCGAGGGTGCCGCCTCAAAATTGGGGGTAAACCTGGTCGTGCAAGCGGCCGAACGTGAGGTGGATGTTGAAAAACAGATGCAGATCATTGAGAACCTGATACAGCGGAAAGTAGACGCGATCTGTGTAACCCCGAGCGGTTCCAAGGAAATCGTCCCGGCTATTGTGAAGGCCAATCGCGCCGGGATCCCCATTCTGGTGGTCGATACCCGTGTGGATGCCGCCACGCTTGAGGAGTCCGGCGGTCAGGTAGCCACTTTCATCGGTTCCGACAACGTGGAAGGTGGAAGAATTGCCGCTGAATACCTCGTTAAGCGACTGGAGGGTGAAGGCAAGGTAGCCATCCTCGAGGGGATTCCCGGCCATGAGACCGGTGACGCCCGGCTGAGCGGCTTCCATCAGGTGGTGGATCAGATCCCGGGCATTGAAATTGTAGCCTCCCAGACGGCCAACTGGGAGAGGGACCAGGGATTCAACGTCTTCCAGAATATCCTTCAGTCCCATCCCGGGGTTCAGGCCCTGTTTACCTGCAGTGACCTGATGGCCCTGGGGGCAATCGAAGCCATTGCCGCCGCCGGGAAGACCGGTGACTTGATCGTGGTGGGATTTGACGCGCTCCCCGAAGCACGGGAGGCCATTTTGGAGGGTACCATGGATGGCTCGGTGGCCCAGCATCCAGCCGAAATGGGGAAACTCGCCATTGAAAATGCATATCGTTTGCTCAACGGCCAGAGTATCCCTGGAGAAATACCGGTCACAATAGAACTGATCACAAGGCAAAACGCAGGTTCGATTTAA